CCTGAAAAAACGCCTAAACCTACCTAGCAAGGGGTAGGGAAGTCAACCCCGGCTGCGAAAGATGTTCCCTCACCTGAAAAATCAGCTTGCGGGTGCTTTGCCCCTCCGGGAGAGACAGCCCGCCCCGCGAAATGGTATACCCTCCCTTATCACTCGCATAGTTCCCGGACGGCGGGACGTTTTTCTCCCTCCCCGTCCCCTGAAAATGGAGAATCCATGAAATTCGTCACTTTTTCCGTCGCCTCCCCGGCCGGTAATATTCATCGCGTCGGTGCCCTGAAAGGCCCCGCGGGAGAGCAAAAAGTGGTCGACCTCGCCCTGGCCTATGCGGCCCGCCTTCAGGCGGAGGACAGCGAACCCCGGTTCAGGGAATATGCAGACTTCCGCCTCCCCCAGGACATGGCGGAGTTGATGGCCGGCGGGCTGCCCGCACTCAATGCCGCCCAGCTAGCCTTGGAATATGTTGATTTTAAAGGAAATATCGACAAAGGCCCCAAAGGGGAGCAGCTCATTTATGCCCTGGCGGAGGTCCGGCTTCTCGCTCCTGTCCCGCGGCCCGTCTCCTTCCGGGATTTTCTCACTTTCGAGGAACACAAGGCCGCCGGGGCCCGGCGCCGGAATGCCACGGTTGATCCCCTTTGGTACGAAATGCCTTCCGCCTACAAGGGCAACCGTCTCACCCTCATCGGCCCGGACGAGGAGCTTCACTGGCCCCATTACACTGAAAAGCTCGACTACGAGCTCGAGCTGGGCATGTTTATCGGGAAAAGCGGGAAAAACATCCCCGAAAACAAGGGGATGGATCATATCTTCGGCTTCACGATCCTCAACGACTTCAGCGCCCGCGACATCCAGATCGAAGAGATGAAGCTCTGGCTCGGGCCGCACAAGGGAAAAGACTTCGGTTCGGCCATCGGGCCTTGTGTTGTCACGAAAGATGAGTTCGACCCCTCGAACGCCGCCATGATCGCCCGTGTGAACGGGGAAGAGTGGAGCCGGGGAAATGCGGGGAACATGCACTTTTCCTGGGGACGGGTAATCGAGCACGCCTCGATGGAGGAAGAACTCCTGCCCGGCGAATTTTTCGGCTCGGGAACCGTCGGAACGGGTTGCGGGGCCGACCTCGGCAAGTGGATACAGCCCGGTGATGTGGTCGAGCTTGAAATCGAGGGAATCGGCATTCTTCGAAACAAAATCGTTCGGGATCGCTAAATCGCAGCACCAGCCCCTCTTTGCTCATCCGGCTCA
The DNA window shown above is from bacterium and carries:
- a CDS encoding fumarylacetoacetate hydrolase family protein, giving the protein MKFVTFSVASPAGNIHRVGALKGPAGEQKVVDLALAYAARLQAEDSEPRFREYADFRLPQDMAELMAGGLPALNAAQLALEYVDFKGNIDKGPKGEQLIYALAEVRLLAPVPRPVSFRDFLTFEEHKAAGARRRNATVDPLWYEMPSAYKGNRLTLIGPDEELHWPHYTEKLDYELELGMFIGKSGKNIPENKGMDHIFGFTILNDFSARDIQIEEMKLWLGPHKGKDFGSAIGPCVVTKDEFDPSNAAMIARVNGEEWSRGNAGNMHFSWGRVIEHASMEEELLPGEFFGSGTVGTGCGADLGKWIQPGDVVELEIEGIGILRNKIVRDR